The nucleotide window TGGAGCGAGCCGATCGTGATCGCCGAGTCAGACACGCTTCGCCTCTGCGAGCCCGGACTCGTTCGCTCACCCGACGGCCGTCAAATCGCGGTGATCCTTCGTGAGAACAGCCGCAAACACAACTCGTACCTCATCACGTCCGACGACGAGGGCGAGACGTGGACCAAACCCCGCGAGCTTCCACTCTCCCTCACCGGCGACCGCCACACCGCCAGGTACGCTCCCGACGGCCGCCTCTTCATCGCGTTTCGCGACATGGCCAAGGACAGCCCGACCCAGGGCGACTGGGTCGCCTGGGTCGGAACGTATGACGACATCGTCCAAGGTCGCGACGGCCAGTATCGCATCCGTCTGATGGACAACCACGCCAAATGGGACTGCGCGTATCCCGGCGTGGAAGTCCTCCCGGACGGCACGATCGTGACCACGACTTACGGCCACTGGAACCCGGACGAGAAGGTGAAGCCTTACATCGTCTCCGTCCGTCTGAAGCTGGGCGAACTCGACGTCATGGCCGCCCCGTCGCGCTGATCGCAGATCCCCGGCCGCGCTCGACTCGCGCGGCCGGGGCTGGCGGTCGTCTCGGATCAGAGCATGTCGCGGAGCTTCCTCGAATAGCGCGGCATGGCGAAACGGACGTCCTCGGCCGCTTCGTACTCGATCACGACATACCCCGCGTAAAGGGCCGCGACGAGGATGTCGACGATCCGCTGCAGGTCGGCCTCCTCGGTCGGCTTGCCCTTGGGGTGGATCTCGGTCTTCACCTGGACGTTCACCGCGTAGGGAGCCAGCCGGGCGAGGTCGCCGTAGGGGTCCTCGGTCCGGAAGTTCCCGGTGTCCAGGTTCACGCCGAAGTTCGGATGGTTGATCGCGTTCACGAACTTCAGGAGTTGATCGGCCGACGCCGTGATCCCGCCGTGGTTCTCCAGCGCCAGGACGATTCCCTTGGCCTCGGCGTAGGGGAGAACCTCGTTGAAGCACTCGATCACCCAGCCGAAGGCGACGTCCTCGGTCGAGTCCTTGGGGATCTGCCCGGCGAAGACGCGGATCACCGGCGCGCCCATCCAGGCGGCTCGATCGATCCATTTCTTGGCCAGGGCGATCTGCTCGACCCGCTTCTCGCCCGACGGAACGCAGAAATTGTTGCCGATCGAGGTTCCCGAAACGTCGAGCCCCTCCAGGAACGCCTGCCGCTTGAACCTGGAGAAATAAGCCTCGTCGGCGTCGGGCGGGAAGTAGTAAGAGGTCGGCTCAACGGCGTCGAAACCGAGGCTCGCCGCCAGATCGAGAAATCCGAACATGTCCATCTTCGGCGGTTTCGCTTGCAGCAACTGCCGATACGAATACGCGGCCACACTCAGCTTCAGGTGGCTGGGCCGCTTGCGAAGGATCGGAGGAATGGCGCGGACCGTCGCCTGACCTAGCAGCGAGGGAGCGGCGGCCGCCGCCAACAGCGAGCGGCGCAGGAAAGCGCGACGATTGTCGTTCATGGCGTGAGAACCTCAGTTTGACGGCGGTGAGCCGCGAGTGAGAAGTCGACGCGGCCAGCAGGCTGAGCCGCTTCATACCCTGAATTTACAGGGCGCGTCTGGTCGCTTCCACCGTCGACCGCCGTTCTGAAAAGTTCTCCGCCGCCCGAACGGCTCCCCTTTACGAATCGAGATCGGCGAGCAGTTCGTTGACCTCGCGATTGAGGAAGCGCACGTCCTCGGCCGGCTTCTCCTCGTGAGGCAGCGAGAATTCGTCGACCTCCGGCCACTCCTCGCCGCCGTCCTCGCGGGGGGGCTTGTCGCCAGGCTCGGCCTGCTTCCGCGACCTCATGTAGAGCTTGATGGGAACGTCGTGGAACGGGAGCTTCTCGCGGAAGACGTTCAACAGGTAGCGGAGGTAGGTCGCGTCGAACAGCCGGGGGCTGTTGACGAACAGGACGACGGTCGGCGGGGCCGAGCCGACCTGAGTGGCGTAGTAGATCTTCGCCGGACGATTCTCACGAACCGCCGGCGGGTGCGCGGCGACGGCTTCGCGAAGAACGCGGTTGAGCGTCCCGGTCCCCACGCGGCGGTTGGCCTGCTTGAAGAGCGACTGCGACAGGTTCAACAGAGCCTTCACGTTCTTCCCGGTCTTGGCCGTGATGAACGCCATCGGCATGTAGCTCATGTTGCGGAAGGAGTGCTGAACCGCGTGGGCGAAGCGGCTCATGCCCTTGGCGCCCTCGTTCTCGTCGCTGTTCAGCATGAGGTCCCACTTGTTCACGACGAACACGCAGGGCTTGTATTCCTTGGAGATGTAGTCGGCCAGTTGCTTGTCCAGCCGGGTGATCCCCTGCGTCGGGTCCATAAACAGGTAGACGACGTCCGCCCGGCGGATTGAGCGCTCGGCTCGGTGGATCGAGTAAAAGTCCAGGTCGTCGCGGATCTTCGCCTTGCGCTTCACGCCGGCGGTGTCGATCGCCATGAACGGCAGGCCGTCCAGCTCGAAGTGGACGTCGACCGAATCGCGGGTGGTTCCCGGCCGTTCCGAGACGATCATCCGCTCAGCCTGGGCGAGCGTGTTGATGAACGTGCTCTTGCCGGTGTTCGGCCGGCCGACGACGGCGATTTTCATCACGGCGTCGGCGGGGCGTTCGGTCTGCTCCCAGGGGAGGAGCTTCTCGATCAGCCGAAGAAGCTGCGCCTTGTTGCGATTCTGGTGCGTGGAGACGGCGATCGGCTTGCCGCGGCCAAGCTTGTAGAACTCGCCGCCGCGATCGTCGAAGATCGCGTCGTCAGCCTTGTTCATCACCAGGATGACGGGCGTCTTCATGTAGCGAAGACGCTGGGCGACCACCTCGTCGAGGGGCATCAGCTCCTCGCGGATGTCGACGACGAAGAGGATCAGGTCGGCCTCGTTCATGGCCGTGTCGATCTGGCGCTCGACGTCCTGGTCGAGGTCGTCGCGGTCGACGATGCCGACGCCGCCGGTGTCGATCAGCTCGAAGAACCGGGGATCGTCGTCGTCCCCGATCTGCACGAGCGTCCCAACCCGGTCCCGGGTGACGCCGGCCACGTCGTCGACGATCGCGATTTTCCGACCCGCCAGCCAGTTGAACAGCGACGACTTGCCGACGTTGGGCCGACCCACGATGACGACTTTGGGCAGAGCCATGACACGAACTCCCCGCAGAACCACGGTTCCGGAAACGGTCCGACGTGCGTGATGGCGGGGAGACCGACGTAGGAAGGCAGGTGCGAGGAAGGAAACCGACCCCGGATGCGCGCGCCGTCCGAATTCACCCGATGCTTGACGCGACCCGAACCACACTGAATCGCGATTATTATACGATCGCACGTACGGTTTCGGCAAATCGTACTCAAACAAGTCTTCCGAGTCCTCGCCCAGCATGACCGCAGGCACGCACGATTCGCGACTGACGACGGCCGATTTCATGGCGTTCACAATCGGGGCCGCCTTCGCCCTGCTGCACCTGAAACGAGCGTTGGGACCGGACGTCTCCACGCCGGGTCTGATCGTGGGTTCTCTGGCTTTCCTCTGGTTGACCGCCACCACCGCCGGGCCCTTCGTCGTGCTCTTCCGACGGATGGCCGGCGTTGAATCCGAGGGTCCAACGGTCGGCGACCGCCTGTGGCTGGTGCTTGGCGCGCCCTGGATCCTCAGTTCGCTGTTCGCCTGGTTGCAATCGGGATTCCCCGCGATCGTCCTGGCCGTGGGGGTGGCCGAAGCCTGCCTGCTGGCGATGATCGAAGTCTGGCGACGCTGGATCTCCGTCTCGGCGGAGGAGGCGAAGGTCGCCTTCAGCGGCGCCTGGACGAACCGCTTCGGAATGATCCTGGCGATCGCCTGGCCCGTCCAGATTGCGTTGTTGCTGATCGCGTCGACGTAGCGATCACGCTCGCGCGGCGGCATTCAGATCGACGTCCGGAAGGAACTCGGGCCCCTTCGGCGTCACAACTCGGTCGGGTCGACCCGACATCAGCGCGGCGGCCAGTTCATAGAACCGTGAGAGATGGGCCGAAGCCCGTCGCAGCCCCTCGTCGGGATCAATCGCTCCGTGCAGAGGGTACGACCAGTCGAGTTGCTGGGCGCGGAGAAGGCAACGGAGCATCTCGGCAGCGGTCTGCTTCTCCCTCTCCGACATGGAGCCGCGACGATCGAGGGCGAATGCGAGCAGGTCCGAAGCTGCGCGGCAACGGTCGAAGAGGTCGGAGCCAGCCGGACGGGCCGCGAGGAATCCGCCGGCCGTTGCGCCGGGGCGGCCCATCACGCCGACCGGGTTGCGGGCCAGATAGCGGTCGAGCGACGCTCCGCAGGCGGTATCGAGTCGCGACAGTTGATTCAGCAGGGTCGCCAGCCACAGGGCGCCCCCTCCGGCAGGCCAGGCCCTCGCCAGGTCGACGGCCGAGAAGGCGACGGCCGTCAGACGTTCGTCGGCGAACTCGGCGTCGTCCGGAACGGCGTAGCACTGCTCGATCCAGCGGTTCAGGAAGTGTTCCGCATGATCGCTGGCGGCTCGCGGGGCTAGCTTCGGATCGGCGTAGCGTGCGTCGAGCCCGTACCCGACGCCGGCGTCGAAGGCGTGAGCGGTAGGCTCGGTCGAGACGGCGAACGCCGCCACGCCGACCGGCGTGATCATGGGCGCGGCCGTCCGCAAGGGCGGCAGGACGGTCCCCCTGAGGAAAGCGTCGGCGGGAACCCCGAAGTATCGCAGGCCGTTCGCAGCCAGCGTTCCTTCGATTCCGGCCGCATAACTCAGCGAGGGGAGCCAGATCCCCGAGGGGCGCGTTTCCAAACGGCGGGCGTGATCCTCAACCGCCAGGCCGACCTGGGATTGAATCAGAATCCGCTCGGAGGCGAGGCTGGGAATCCACGTGTGAGTGGCCGTCGTCGGGATCACCTCGATCGCGCCCGAGCCGCTCCAACGACGGAGCAGGCTCAGCGCGTCGCCGCCTCCTGTGGAGGCGAAGAACCGATGGAGATCACGGTCGAGCCGACCGTCGCCGGCTCGTCGCGCCATCTCGCGCCTGACCATTTCACGAGCGGTCGCGTCGGCGGCCTGGGCCGTCCAGCTCGGGCTG belongs to Paludisphaera rhizosphaerae and includes:
- a CDS encoding sugar phosphate isomerase/epimerase family protein, which produces MNDNRRAFLRRSLLAAAAAPSLLGQATVRAIPPILRKRPSHLKLSVAAYSYRQLLQAKPPKMDMFGFLDLAASLGFDAVEPTSYYFPPDADEAYFSRFKRQAFLEGLDVSGTSIGNNFCVPSGEKRVEQIALAKKWIDRAAWMGAPVIRVFAGQIPKDSTEDVAFGWVIECFNEVLPYAEAKGIVLALENHGGITASADQLLKFVNAINHPNFGVNLDTGNFRTEDPYGDLARLAPYAVNVQVKTEIHPKGKPTEEADLQRIVDILVAALYAGYVVIEYEAAEDVRFAMPRYSRKLRDML
- the der gene encoding ribosome biogenesis GTPase Der, whose protein sequence is MALPKVVIVGRPNVGKSSLFNWLAGRKIAIVDDVAGVTRDRVGTLVQIGDDDDPRFFELIDTGGVGIVDRDDLDQDVERQIDTAMNEADLILFVVDIREELMPLDEVVAQRLRYMKTPVILVMNKADDAIFDDRGGEFYKLGRGKPIAVSTHQNRNKAQLLRLIEKLLPWEQTERPADAVMKIAVVGRPNTGKSTFINTLAQAERMIVSERPGTTRDSVDVHFELDGLPFMAIDTAGVKRKAKIRDDLDFYSIHRAERSIRRADVVYLFMDPTQGITRLDKQLADYISKEYKPCVFVVNKWDLMLNSDENEGAKGMSRFAHAVQHSFRNMSYMPMAFITAKTGKNVKALLNLSQSLFKQANRRVGTGTLNRVLREAVAAHPPAVRENRPAKIYYATQVGSAPPTVVLFVNSPRLFDATYLRYLLNVFREKLPFHDVPIKLYMRSRKQAEPGDKPPREDGGEEWPEVDEFSLPHEEKPAEDVRFLNREVNELLADLDS
- a CDS encoding glycoside hydrolase family 57 protein, with translation MTPCLALVLELHHPLPAPGRGVGRDWADSAVGVFWPVLHAVNDFVEHSGGASITLAVSPSWTAQAADATAREMVRREMARRAGDGRLDRDLHRFFASTGGGDALSLLRRWSGSGAIEVIPTTATHTWIPSLASERILIQSQVGLAVEDHARRLETRPSGIWLPSLSYAAGIEGTLAANGLRYFGVPADAFLRGTVLPPLRTAAPMITPVGVAAFAVSTEPTAHAFDAGVGYGLDARYADPKLAPRAASDHAEHFLNRWIEQCYAVPDDAEFADERLTAVAFSAVDLARAWPAGGGALWLATLLNQLSRLDTACGASLDRYLARNPVGVMGRPGATAGGFLAARPAGSDLFDRCRAASDLLAFALDRRGSMSEREKQTAAEMLRCLLRAQQLDWSYPLHGAIDPDEGLRRASAHLSRFYELAAALMSGRPDRVVTPKGPEFLPDVDLNAAARA